One region of Micromonospora ureilytica genomic DNA includes:
- a CDS encoding adenosylmethionine--8-amino-7-oxononanoate transaminase — protein MTPEEILAADRAHVWHPYAALPPANPPYVVRGAEGVRLTLADGRELVDGMSSWWAAIHGYRHPVLDAAVTDQLGRMSHVMFGGLTHEPAVRLARTLVELTPDGLEHVFLADSGSVSVEVAVKMCLQYQRAVGRPQRRRLATWRGGYHGDTFHPMSVCDPEGGMHHLWGDVLPRQVFAPVPPGGFTDPPDDAYVAALVETVERHADELAAVIVEPVVQGAGGMRFHHPGYLRVLREVTRAHGILLIFDEIATGFGRTGEMFAAEHAGVTPDVLCVGKALTGGYLTLAATLCTPQVARGISATGVLAHGPTFMGNPLACAVANASIGLLRAGDWAGQVARVGAGLRTGLEPLRGTPGVVDVRVLGAIGVVQLDHEVDLGAATAAAVAQGVWLRPFRDLIYTMPPYVTDDVDLARITSGVAAAVAAG, from the coding sequence GTGACACCCGAGGAGATTCTGGCCGCTGACCGGGCGCACGTCTGGCATCCGTACGCCGCGCTGCCGCCGGCCAACCCGCCGTACGTGGTGCGCGGCGCCGAGGGGGTACGACTGACCCTGGCCGACGGCCGGGAGTTGGTGGACGGGATGTCGTCCTGGTGGGCGGCCATCCACGGGTACCGGCACCCGGTGCTGGACGCGGCGGTGACCGACCAGCTCGGCCGGATGAGTCACGTGATGTTCGGCGGGCTCACCCACGAGCCGGCGGTGCGGCTCGCCCGGACCCTCGTCGAGCTGACCCCGGACGGCCTGGAGCACGTGTTCCTGGCCGACTCGGGCTCGGTCAGCGTCGAGGTGGCGGTGAAGATGTGCCTGCAGTACCAGCGGGCCGTCGGGCGGCCCCAGCGGCGCCGGCTGGCGACCTGGCGGGGTGGCTACCACGGCGACACGTTCCACCCGATGAGCGTCTGCGACCCGGAGGGCGGGATGCACCACCTGTGGGGCGACGTGCTGCCCCGGCAGGTGTTCGCCCCGGTGCCGCCGGGCGGCTTCACCGATCCGCCCGACGACGCGTACGTGGCGGCGCTTGTGGAGACGGTCGAGCGGCACGCCGACGAGCTGGCCGCCGTGATCGTCGAGCCGGTCGTCCAAGGCGCCGGCGGGATGCGCTTCCACCACCCGGGTTACCTGCGGGTGCTGCGCGAGGTGACCCGCGCGCACGGGATTCTGCTGATCTTCGACGAGATCGCCACCGGGTTCGGCCGTACCGGTGAGATGTTCGCCGCCGAGCACGCCGGGGTGACGCCGGACGTGCTGTGCGTGGGCAAGGCGCTGACCGGCGGGTACCTGACCCTCGCGGCGACCCTGTGCACCCCGCAGGTCGCCCGGGGCATCTCGGCGACCGGCGTGCTGGCGCACGGTCCCACGTTCATGGGCAACCCCCTGGCCTGCGCGGTGGCGAACGCCTCCATCGGGCTGTTGCGGGCCGGGGACTGGGCCGGCCAGGTCGCCAGGGTCGGCGCCGGCCTGCGAACCGGCCTGGAGCCGCTGCGTGGCACCCCGGGCGTGGTCGACGTACGGGTGCTCGGTGCGATCGGCGTGGTCCAGCTCGATCACGAGGTCGACCTCGGGGCCGCGACCGCGGCCGCGGTCGCCCAGGGGGTGTGGCTGCGTCCGTTCCGCGACCTGATCTACACGATGCCGCCGTACGTCACCGACGACGTCGACCTGGCCCGGATCACGAGCGGGGTGGCGGCGGCGGTGGCGGCTGGCTGA
- a CDS encoding quinone-dependent dihydroorotate dehydrogenase — MTVFEQAVRPLLFRLGGGDAEAAHEWTLRRLAALSRRPAALAALRARYAVDAPRTVFGVRFPNPVGLAAGMDKDGAALPAWPALGFGFVEVGTVTAHAQPGNPRPRLFRLPASEAVVNRMGFNNAGAAALAARLAALPRPLGVPLGISLGKSKVTPLDEAVEDYLASYRALRGHGDYFAVNVSSPNTPGLRSLQDRSHLDALLGALVGEKPVLVKIAPDLTEAAIAELLEVCLARGAAGVIATNTTLSRDGLADVDVERGAQAGGLSGRPLTGRARDVVAFVHRETEGRLPIVGVGGVLDPDDAARMFDAGAALVQLYTGFIYRGPALVRAAARAVATTAAPDAVAGR; from the coding sequence GTGACAGTGTTCGAGCAGGCGGTACGGCCGTTGTTGTTCCGGCTCGGGGGCGGGGACGCCGAGGCGGCGCACGAGTGGACGCTGCGGCGGTTGGCGGCCCTGTCGCGGCGGCCGGCCGCGCTGGCCGCGCTGCGGGCCCGGTACGCGGTCGACGCGCCGCGCACGGTGTTCGGTGTGCGGTTCCCCAATCCGGTCGGGTTGGCCGCGGGGATGGACAAGGACGGCGCGGCGCTGCCGGCCTGGCCGGCGCTCGGCTTCGGCTTCGTGGAGGTCGGCACGGTCACCGCGCACGCGCAGCCGGGCAACCCCCGGCCCCGGCTGTTTCGCCTGCCGGCCAGCGAGGCGGTGGTCAACCGGATGGGCTTCAACAACGCCGGGGCCGCCGCGCTGGCCGCCCGGCTGGCCGCGCTGCCACGTCCGCTCGGGGTGCCGCTGGGCATCTCGCTCGGCAAGTCCAAGGTGACGCCGCTCGACGAGGCGGTCGAGGACTACCTCGCCTCGTACCGGGCGCTGCGCGGGCACGGCGACTACTTCGCCGTGAACGTCTCCTCACCGAACACCCCGGGTCTGCGGTCGTTGCAGGACCGCAGCCACCTGGACGCGCTGCTCGGCGCCCTGGTGGGGGAGAAGCCGGTGCTGGTCAAGATCGCACCGGACCTGACCGAGGCGGCGATCGCCGAACTGCTGGAGGTCTGCCTGGCCCGAGGCGCCGCCGGGGTGATCGCCACCAACACCACCCTGTCCCGGGACGGGCTCGCCGACGTCGACGTCGAGCGTGGCGCGCAGGCCGGTGGCCTCTCCGGTCGGCCCCTCACCGGGCGGGCCCGCGACGTGGTCGCCTTCGTGCACCGGGAGACCGAGGGCCGGCTGCCGATCGTCGGCGTCGGCGGCGTGTTGGACCCGGACGACGCGGCGCGGATGTTCGACGCCGGCGCCGCCCTGGTGCAGCTCTACACCGGCTTCATCTACCGAGGACCGGCCCTGGTCCGCGCCGCCGCCCGCGCGGTGGCCACAACGGCGGCACCGGACGCGGTCGCCGGCCGGTGA
- the carB gene encoding carbamoyl-phosphate synthase large subunit, whose amino-acid sequence MPKRTDLKHILVIGSGPIVIGQACEFDYSGTQACRVLRSEGIRVSLVNSNPATIMTDPEFADATYVEPITPEFVELVIAKERPDAILATLGGQTALNTAVALHEAGVLDKYGVELIGANIDAINRGEDRQLFKEIVAKAGVRLGVDDPTGLVPRSRVCHSMDEVEATVAELGLPVVIRPSFTMGGLGSGMAHTPEDLARIAGDGLSASPVHEVLIEESVLGWKEYELELMRDRHDNVVVVCSIENIDPMGVHTGDSVTVAPAMTLTDREYQRLRDLGIAVLREVGVDTGGCNIQFAVNPVDGRIVVIEMNPRVSRSSALASKATGFPIAKIAAKLAIGYTLDEIPNDITLKTPAAFEPSLDYVVVKIPRFAFEKFPGADPELTTTMKSVGEAMSLGRNFTEALNKAMRSMETKSAGFWSVPDPAGVTLAETLAALRIPHDGRLYTVERALRLGASIAEVAEASGGIDPWFLDQIAALVELRAEIVDAPVLDADLLRRAKRAGLSDRQLAALRPELAAEDGVRTLRHRLDVRPVYKTVDTCAAEFEATTPYHYSTYDLETEVVPSDQPKVLILGSGPNRIGQGIEFDYSCVHAVQALRSAGYETVMVNCNPETVSTDYDTADRLYFEPLTFEDVLEVWHAEDSSGRAAGGPGVVGVVVQLGGQTPLGLAQRLKNAGVPIVGTSPESIHLAEERGAFGAVLARAGLRAPAHGMATSYDEAKTIADEIGYPVLVRPSYVLGGRGMEIVYDDPTLRDYIGRATDISPDHPVLVDRFLDDAIEIDVDALCDADGEVYIGGVMEHIEEAGIHSGDSSCALPPITLAGSHLVEVRRYTEAIARGVGVRGLLNVQYALKDDVLYVLEANPRASRTVPFVSKATAVPLAKAAARIALGASIAELRAEGLLPATGDGGTMPADAPVAVKEAVLPFKRFRTRAGKGIDSLLGPEMKSTGEVMGIDTNFGHAFAKSQSAAYGSLPTAGKIFVSVANRDKRGMIFPIKRLADLGFEIVATAGTAEVLRRHGIACEQIRKHYQAGAGDDAVSLIGGGHVALVINTPQGSGASARSDGYEIRSAAVTADIPCITTVPGAAAAVMGIEARIRGDMQVRPLQDLHAILRAAQ is encoded by the coding sequence ATGCCTAAGCGGACCGATCTCAAGCACATTCTCGTGATCGGCTCCGGGCCGATCGTCATCGGGCAGGCCTGCGAGTTCGACTACTCCGGCACCCAGGCGTGCCGGGTCCTGCGCAGTGAGGGGATCCGGGTCAGCCTGGTCAACTCCAACCCGGCGACGATCATGACGGACCCGGAGTTCGCCGACGCGACCTACGTCGAGCCGATCACCCCGGAGTTCGTGGAACTGGTCATCGCCAAGGAGCGCCCGGACGCGATCCTCGCGACCCTCGGCGGGCAGACCGCGCTGAACACGGCCGTCGCCCTGCACGAGGCCGGCGTCCTGGACAAGTACGGCGTGGAGCTGATCGGCGCGAACATCGACGCCATCAACCGGGGCGAGGACCGGCAGCTGTTCAAGGAGATCGTGGCGAAGGCCGGCGTACGGCTCGGCGTCGACGACCCGACCGGGCTGGTGCCCCGCTCGCGGGTCTGCCACTCGATGGACGAGGTCGAGGCGACAGTCGCCGAGCTGGGCCTGCCGGTGGTGATCCGGCCGTCGTTCACCATGGGCGGCCTGGGCTCCGGCATGGCGCACACCCCGGAGGACCTGGCCCGCATCGCCGGCGACGGCCTGTCCGCCAGCCCGGTGCACGAGGTGCTCATCGAGGAGAGCGTGCTCGGCTGGAAGGAGTACGAGCTCGAGCTGATGCGCGACCGGCACGACAACGTGGTGGTGGTCTGCTCGATCGAGAACATCGACCCGATGGGCGTGCACACCGGCGACAGCGTCACAGTGGCCCCGGCCATGACGCTCACCGACCGGGAGTACCAGCGCCTGCGTGACCTGGGCATCGCCGTGCTGCGCGAGGTCGGGGTGGACACCGGCGGCTGCAACATCCAGTTCGCGGTCAACCCGGTCGACGGCCGCATCGTCGTGATCGAGATGAACCCCCGGGTGTCGCGGTCCTCGGCGCTGGCCTCCAAGGCGACAGGCTTCCCGATCGCGAAGATCGCCGCGAAGCTGGCCATCGGCTACACCCTCGACGAGATCCCCAACGACATCACCCTGAAGACCCCGGCGGCGTTCGAGCCGTCCCTCGACTACGTGGTGGTGAAGATCCCGCGGTTCGCGTTCGAGAAGTTCCCCGGCGCGGACCCGGAGCTGACCACCACGATGAAGTCGGTGGGCGAGGCGATGAGCCTCGGGCGCAACTTCACCGAGGCGCTGAACAAGGCGATGCGCTCGATGGAAACCAAGTCAGCCGGTTTCTGGAGTGTGCCGGACCCGGCGGGCGTCACCCTGGCGGAAACCCTCGCCGCGCTGCGGATCCCGCACGACGGCCGGCTGTACACCGTCGAGCGGGCGCTGCGCCTCGGCGCGTCGATCGCCGAGGTCGCCGAGGCGTCCGGCGGGATCGACCCGTGGTTCCTGGACCAGATCGCCGCGCTGGTCGAGCTGCGCGCCGAGATCGTCGACGCGCCGGTGCTCGACGCCGATCTGTTGCGCCGCGCCAAGCGGGCCGGTCTGTCCGACCGGCAGCTCGCCGCGCTGCGCCCGGAGCTGGCCGCCGAGGACGGCGTACGGACGCTGCGGCACCGCCTCGACGTGCGCCCGGTCTACAAGACCGTGGACACCTGCGCGGCCGAGTTCGAGGCGACCACGCCGTACCACTACTCGACGTACGACCTGGAGACCGAGGTCGTGCCGTCGGACCAGCCGAAGGTGCTGATCCTGGGCTCCGGCCCGAACCGGATCGGGCAGGGCATCGAGTTCGACTACTCCTGCGTGCACGCGGTCCAGGCTTTGCGGTCGGCCGGTTACGAGACCGTCATGGTCAACTGCAACCCGGAGACGGTCTCCACCGACTACGACACCGCCGACCGGCTCTACTTCGAGCCGCTGACCTTCGAGGACGTCCTGGAGGTCTGGCACGCGGAGGACTCGTCCGGCCGGGCGGCCGGTGGGCCGGGCGTGGTCGGGGTGGTCGTGCAGCTCGGCGGGCAGACCCCGCTGGGGCTGGCGCAGCGGCTCAAGAACGCCGGTGTGCCGATCGTCGGCACCTCCCCGGAGTCGATCCACCTGGCCGAGGAGCGGGGTGCGTTCGGCGCGGTGCTGGCCCGCGCCGGGCTGCGCGCGCCGGCGCACGGCATGGCCACCTCGTACGACGAGGCCAAGACGATCGCCGACGAGATCGGTTACCCGGTGCTGGTCCGGCCGTCGTACGTGTTGGGCGGGCGGGGCATGGAGATCGTCTACGACGACCCGACGCTGCGCGACTACATCGGCCGGGCCACCGACATCTCCCCGGACCACCCGGTGCTGGTGGACCGGTTCCTCGACGACGCCATCGAGATCGACGTGGACGCGCTGTGCGACGCCGACGGTGAGGTCTACATCGGCGGCGTGATGGAGCACATCGAGGAGGCGGGCATCCACTCCGGCGACTCGTCCTGCGCGCTCCCGCCGATCACCCTGGCGGGCTCGCACCTGGTCGAGGTGCGCCGCTACACCGAGGCCATCGCGCGTGGCGTCGGCGTCCGCGGCCTGCTCAACGTGCAGTACGCCCTCAAGGACGACGTGCTCTACGTGTTGGAGGCCAATCCGCGCGCGTCGCGGACCGTCCCGTTCGTCTCCAAGGCCACGGCGGTGCCGCTGGCCAAGGCGGCGGCCCGGATCGCGCTCGGGGCGAGCATCGCCGAGTTGCGCGCCGAGGGCCTGCTGCCGGCGACGGGTGACGGGGGCACGATGCCCGCGGACGCGCCGGTCGCGGTCAAGGAGGCGGTGCTGCCGTTCAAGCGTTTCCGGACCCGCGCGGGCAAGGGGATCGACTCGCTGCTCGGGCCGGAGATGAAGTCGACAGGCGAGGTGATGGGCATCGACACCAACTTCGGGCACGCCTTCGCCAAGAGCCAGTCGGCCGCGTACGGGTCGCTGCCGACCGCCGGGAAGATCTTCGTCTCGGTGGCCAACCGGGACAAGCGCGGCATGATCTTCCCGATCAAGCGGCTCGCCGATCTGGGCTTCGAGATCGTCGCCACCGCCGGCACGGCGGAGGTGCTGCGCCGGCACGGCATCGCCTGCGAGCAGATCCGTAAGCACTACCAGGCCGGTGCGGGCGACGACGCGGTGTCGCTGATCGGCGGCGGCCACGTGGCGCTGGTGATCAACACGCCGCAGGGCTCGGGCGCCAGCGCCCGTTCCGACGGCTACGAGATCCGCAGCGCGGCGGTCACCGCGGACATCCCCTGCATCACCACGGTCCCCGGCGCGGCGGCGGCGGTCATGGGCATCGAGGCGCGGATCCGCGGCGACATGCAGGTCCGCCCCCTGCAGGACCTGCACGCCATCCTGCGGGCGGCCCAGTGA
- the carA gene encoding glutamine-hydrolyzing carbamoyl-phosphate synthase small subunit: MVKRRPAILVLEDGRTFPGEAYGSVGETFGEAVFNTGMTGYQETLTDPSYHRQVVVQTAPHIGNTGVNGEDDESGRIWVAGYVVRDPARIGSNWRATGGLEDRLATEGVVGISGVDTRALTRHLRERGAMRVGISSIDNDPQSLLARVRQAPQMVGADLSAEVSTAEPYVVEAVGEHRFTVAALDLGIKRNVPRRLATRGVTTHVLPASSSIEQMLATGADAIFLSPGPGDPATADAPVELAREALRREVPLFGICFGSQILGRALGFGTYKLGYGHRGINQPVLDRVTGKVEVTSHNHGFAVQVPGSGNGAVVPDQVIDTDFGGVRVSHVCLNDNVVEGLRAVDLPAFTVQYHPEAAAGPHDADYLFDRFADLIEGRTHSKGRSNA, encoded by the coding sequence ATGGTCAAGCGCAGACCCGCAATCCTGGTGCTCGAGGACGGGCGCACGTTTCCCGGTGAGGCGTACGGCAGTGTCGGGGAGACCTTCGGCGAGGCGGTCTTCAACACCGGCATGACCGGTTACCAGGAGACGCTGACCGACCCGTCCTACCACCGTCAGGTGGTGGTGCAGACCGCGCCGCACATCGGTAACACAGGTGTCAACGGCGAGGACGACGAGTCCGGCCGGATCTGGGTGGCGGGCTACGTCGTGCGCGACCCGGCCCGGATCGGCTCGAACTGGCGGGCCACCGGTGGCCTGGAGGACCGCCTCGCCACCGAGGGTGTGGTGGGCATCAGCGGGGTGGACACCCGGGCGCTGACCCGGCACCTGCGCGAGCGGGGCGCCATGCGGGTGGGCATCTCCAGCATCGACAACGACCCGCAGAGCCTGCTGGCCCGGGTCCGCCAGGCGCCGCAGATGGTCGGCGCGGACCTGTCCGCCGAGGTGAGCACCGCCGAGCCGTACGTCGTCGAGGCCGTGGGTGAGCACCGGTTCACAGTGGCCGCCCTGGACCTGGGCATCAAGCGCAACGTCCCGCGCCGGCTGGCGACCCGTGGGGTGACCACCCACGTGCTGCCGGCGTCGTCGAGCATCGAGCAGATGCTCGCCACCGGCGCCGACGCGATCTTCCTGTCGCCCGGCCCGGGTGACCCGGCCACCGCCGACGCCCCGGTTGAGCTGGCCCGGGAGGCGCTGCGGCGGGAGGTGCCGCTGTTCGGCATCTGCTTCGGCAGTCAGATCCTCGGTCGGGCGCTCGGCTTCGGCACCTACAAGCTGGGCTACGGCCACCGGGGGATCAACCAGCCGGTGCTCGACCGGGTCACCGGCAAGGTCGAGGTGACCAGCCACAACCACGGCTTCGCCGTGCAGGTCCCCGGTTCGGGCAACGGCGCTGTCGTCCCCGACCAGGTGATCGACACCGACTTCGGTGGCGTACGGGTGTCGCACGTCTGCCTCAATGACAACGTGGTCGAGGGGCTGCGGGCCGTCGACCTGCCCGCGTTCACCGTCCAGTACCACCCGGAGGCGGCGGCCGGCCCGCACGACGCGGACTACCTCTTCGACCGATTCGCCGACTTGATCGAGGGTCGGACCCACAGCAAGGGGCGCAGCAATGCCTAA
- a CDS encoding dihydroorotase: MTAYLITSVSVVGAAPTDLLIRDGVVAEVGSGLNAPDATVVDGTGLVALPGLVDLHTHLREPGREDAETVESGSRAAALGGYTAVCAMANTSPVADTAGVVEQVWRLGREASLVDVQPIGAVTVGLAGERLAELGAMADSAARVRIFSDDGHCVADPKLMRRALEYVKAFDGIIAQHAEEPRLTEGAQMHEGEVSTRLGLIGWPAVAEEAIIARDVLLTEHVGSRLHVCHVSTAGSVEVLRQAKARGVRVTAEVTPHHLLLTDEVVSGRSELASPALANNWSPAGVYDPVFKVNPPLRTASDVAALRAALADGVIDVIATDHAPHSVEDKECEWAYARPGMLGLETALSIALDVLGPEWDLIAERMSRTPARIAGLTGHGVDPAPGVPANLTLIDPAARRTIEPAELASRSRNTPYARMTLPGRIVATFLRGEPTVLDGKAVK, encoded by the coding sequence GTGACCGCGTACCTGATCACCAGCGTGAGTGTCGTCGGCGCCGCGCCGACCGACCTGCTGATCCGCGACGGCGTGGTCGCCGAGGTCGGTTCCGGCCTGAACGCGCCGGACGCCACAGTCGTCGACGGCACCGGCCTGGTCGCCCTGCCCGGCCTCGTCGACCTGCACACCCACCTGCGCGAGCCCGGCCGGGAGGACGCCGAGACCGTCGAGTCCGGTTCCCGGGCGGCGGCGCTGGGCGGCTACACGGCGGTCTGCGCGATGGCCAACACCTCCCCGGTGGCGGACACCGCCGGCGTGGTCGAGCAGGTCTGGCGGCTCGGCCGCGAGGCCAGCCTGGTCGACGTCCAGCCGATCGGCGCGGTCACCGTCGGGCTGGCCGGCGAGCGGCTGGCCGAACTGGGCGCGATGGCCGACTCGGCGGCCCGGGTTCGGATCTTCTCCGACGACGGGCACTGCGTCGCCGACCCGAAGTTGATGCGCCGGGCCCTGGAGTACGTCAAGGCGTTCGACGGGATCATCGCCCAGCACGCCGAGGAGCCCCGGCTCACCGAGGGCGCCCAGATGCACGAGGGCGAGGTCTCCACCCGGCTCGGCCTGATCGGTTGGCCGGCGGTCGCCGAGGAGGCGATCATCGCCCGGGACGTGCTGCTCACCGAGCACGTGGGCAGTCGACTACACGTCTGCCACGTCTCCACAGCCGGCAGCGTCGAGGTGCTGCGCCAGGCAAAGGCACGCGGGGTACGCGTGACCGCCGAGGTGACCCCGCACCACCTGCTGCTCACCGACGAAGTCGTGAGCGGGAGGAGTGAGCTTGCGAGCCCCGCACTCGCGAACAACTGGAGCCCAGCCGGAGTTTACGACCCGGTCTTCAAGGTGAACCCGCCGCTGCGCACCGCCTCGGACGTCGCCGCGCTGCGCGCCGCGCTCGCCGACGGGGTGATCGACGTGATCGCCACCGACCACGCCCCGCACTCGGTGGAGGACAAGGAGTGCGAGTGGGCGTACGCCCGGCCGGGGATGCTCGGTCTGGAGACGGCCCTCTCCATCGCGCTGGACGTGCTCGGCCCCGAGTGGGACCTGATCGCCGAGCGGATGTCGCGCACCCCCGCACGGATCGCCGGCCTCACCGGGCACGGCGTCGACCCCGCGCCGGGTGTGCCGGCCAACCTGACCCTGATCGACCCGGCCGCCCGCCGCACCATCGAGCCGGCGGAGTTGGCCAGTCGCAGTCGCAACACCCCGTACGCCCGCATGACGCTGCCGGGTCGCATCGTGGCGACCTTCCTGCGCGGCGAGCCGACGGTCCTGGACGGAAAGGCTGTCAAGTAA
- a CDS encoding aspartate carbamoyltransferase catalytic subunit, which produces MIKHLLSGGDLDADTATEILDTAAEMATVAGREIKKLPALRGRTVVNLFYEDSTRTRISFEAAAKRLSADVINFSAKGSSVTKGESLKDTALTLQAMGADAVVVRHPASGAPHRLANWVDGSVVNAGDGTHEHPTQALLDAYTMRARLGRLAGLSVAVVGDVLHSRVARSNVLLLSTLGAKVTLVGPPTLIPVDIAGALAPATDVSYDLDSVLPNVDVVMMLRVQRERMNDSYFPSAREYARRYGLDGPRMRRLPEHAIVMHPGPMNRGMEITPEVADSPRSTIVEQVTNGVSVRMAVLYLLLGGNNR; this is translated from the coding sequence ATGATCAAGCATCTGCTCTCCGGCGGGGACCTGGACGCCGACACCGCCACCGAGATCCTGGACACCGCCGCCGAGATGGCCACCGTCGCCGGCCGGGAGATCAAGAAGCTTCCCGCACTGCGCGGACGGACCGTGGTCAACCTCTTCTACGAGGACTCCACGCGTACCCGGATCTCCTTCGAGGCGGCGGCGAAGCGGCTCAGCGCCGACGTGATCAACTTTTCCGCGAAGGGGTCCAGCGTCACCAAGGGTGAGAGCCTGAAGGACACCGCGTTGACCCTGCAGGCCATGGGCGCGGACGCCGTGGTCGTCCGACACCCCGCCTCCGGCGCGCCGCACCGCCTGGCCAACTGGGTGGACGGGTCGGTGGTCAACGCCGGTGACGGCACCCACGAGCACCCCACCCAGGCGTTGCTGGACGCGTACACCATGCGGGCCCGGCTGGGCCGGCTCGCCGGCCTGTCGGTCGCGGTGGTCGGGGACGTGCTGCACTCCCGGGTGGCCCGTTCCAACGTGCTGCTGCTCTCCACTCTCGGCGCCAAGGTCACCCTGGTCGGCCCGCCGACCCTCATCCCGGTCGACATCGCGGGCGCCCTCGCCCCCGCCACCGACGTCTCCTACGACCTCGACTCCGTCCTGCCCAACGTGGACGTGGTGATGATGCTGCGCGTGCAGCGGGAGCGGATGAACGACTCCTACTTCCCCTCCGCGCGCGAGTACGCCCGCCGCTACGGGCTGGACGGGCCGCGGATGCGCCGGCTGCCCGAGCACGCGATCGTCATGCACCCCGGCCCGATGAACCGGGGGATGGAGATCACCCCCGAGGTCGCCGACTCACCCCGCTCCACAATCGTCGAACAGGTCACCAACGGGGTCTCCGTGCGGATGGCTGTCCTTTACCTGCTGCTCGGAGGGAACAACCGGTGA
- the pyrR gene encoding bifunctional pyr operon transcriptional regulator/uracil phosphoribosyltransferase PyrR — protein sequence MAYPPAARSSPPRQPSVKVILASADVQRVVDRIAHQILEKTQGAANTVLLGIPTRGTPLARRLADRISTFEDVSVPVGVLDITLYRDDLRRHATRAVGPTELPSGGIDGKRVILVDDVLFSGRTVRAALDALNDVGRPASVQLAVLVDRGHRELPIRADYVGKNIPTALAESVKVTLAEIDGTDEVKLYGGTHS from the coding sequence GTGGCATACCCACCGGCTGCCCGCTCGTCACCACCGCGACAACCCTCGGTGAAGGTGATCCTCGCCAGCGCCGACGTGCAACGCGTGGTCGACCGCATCGCCCACCAGATCCTGGAAAAGACCCAGGGCGCCGCGAACACGGTGCTCCTGGGGATCCCGACCCGGGGCACCCCCCTCGCCCGGCGGCTCGCCGACCGGATCAGCACCTTCGAGGACGTCTCCGTCCCGGTCGGTGTGCTCGACATCACCCTGTACCGCGACGATCTCCGTCGGCACGCCACCCGCGCGGTGGGACCGACCGAGCTGCCGTCCGGCGGGATCGACGGCAAACGGGTCATCCTGGTCGACGACGTGCTTTTCTCCGGCCGCACCGTCCGGGCCGCGCTCGACGCGCTCAACGATGTGGGCCGTCCGGCGTCGGTGCAGCTCGCCGTCCTGGTCGACCGGGGCCACCGGGAGTTGCCGATCCGCGCCGACTACGTCGGCAAGAACATCCCGACGGCGCTCGCCGAGAGCGTCAAGGTGACGCTCGCCGAGATCGACGGGACGGACGAGGTCAAGCTCTACGGGGGAACCCACTCATGA
- the bldD gene encoding transcriptional regulator BldD → MPSEYAKSLGARLRSIRQQQGLSLQGVEEKSNGRWKAVVVGSYERGDRAVTVSRLAELAEFYRVPVSELLPDGSGVRHEPTSKIVLDLERLYDEASEDLAYVARYARAIQQQRGDYNGRVLSIRADDLRALAIVYDASPSGLIERLTEHGVLVADPRAFFAS, encoded by the coding sequence ATGCCCTCTGAATACGCCAAGTCTCTGGGCGCCCGCCTGCGCTCCATCCGCCAGCAGCAGGGTCTTTCCCTGCAGGGTGTGGAGGAGAAGTCGAACGGGCGGTGGAAGGCCGTGGTGGTCGGCTCGTACGAGCGTGGCGACCGGGCCGTGACGGTGTCCCGTCTGGCCGAGTTGGCCGAGTTCTACCGCGTACCCGTCTCGGAGCTGCTGCCTGACGGCAGTGGCGTCCGTCACGAGCCCACCAGCAAGATTGTCCTGGACCTGGAGCGGCTCTACGACGAGGCCTCCGAGGACCTGGCCTACGTCGCCCGCTACGCCCGCGCCATCCAGCAGCAGCGCGGCGACTACAACGGCAGGGTGCTCTCCATCCGCGCCGACGACCTGCGGGCGCTCGCGATCGTCTACGACGCCTCACCGTCGGGTCTGATCGAGCGGCTCACCGAGCACGGCGTGCTGGTGGCCGACCCCCGGGCGTTCTTCGCCTCCTGA
- the nusB gene encoding transcription antitermination factor NusB, with the protein MPARRKARKRALDVLYEADLRDKPPVEVLAGYVQRIEQPRPEHLGYAVGLVEGVAEHLNRIDELIASYAEGWTLERMPVVDRNLARIAVYELLYVDEIDDAVAISEAVELARQMSTDDSPRFLNGVLGRIAEYATR; encoded by the coding sequence ATGCCGGCGCGCCGCAAGGCGCGCAAGCGGGCGCTGGATGTCCTTTACGAGGCCGACCTACGGGACAAGCCTCCGGTGGAGGTGCTCGCCGGCTACGTGCAGCGGATCGAGCAGCCCCGACCGGAGCATCTGGGCTACGCGGTGGGCCTGGTCGAGGGTGTCGCCGAGCACCTCAACCGGATCGACGAGCTGATCGCCAGCTACGCCGAGGGTTGGACGCTGGAGCGGATGCCTGTCGTCGACCGTAATCTGGCTCGGATCGCCGTCTACGAGTTGCTCTACGTCGACGAGATCGACGACGCGGTGGCGATCAGCGAGGCCGTCGAGCTGGCCCGGCAGATGTCGACAGACGATTCGCCGCGCTTCCTCAACGGGGTGCTCGGCCGGATCGCCGAGTACGCCACCCGCTGA